From the genome of Spinacia oleracea cultivar Varoflay chromosome 2, BTI_SOV_V1, whole genome shotgun sequence, one region includes:
- the LOC130467012 gene encoding uncharacterized protein, protein MDEDQHANSGPSNKSPNQVPQKQKKKPRGPTKGIKSMPGVPRIIEWDHLDRPTGKWATDYKNHIGEISRAKVSILIRTWEDVSQGIKDTLWEDVKREFHITDETKKEVVLKSCDKRWREFKSRLTTGWIRGTRKRPKDEKMPYDLYSYITKDIWKEFVKIRTSEEAEEISEKARQSQSFNIYPHHMGQKSYAEMTSEWQRKGYIPSVSSSSEGSSASTISSSLPSRTCLWLLARSVPDEKGNPYLPDQGTQKVKENIDEWKRKQDEGEFVPKSARDDVLSRALGKTKEGRPLTFGGGVGIKAVWGTGERRSFRRYGDAEMEEMEARVTKRVKDETIQEMNSKMDAMVMEKFITFAKELGVQIPSHMRIDANVHSSCRSGGLDPFADITV, encoded by the exons atggatgaagatcaacacgcaaattcaggtccttctaacaaatcaccaaatcaagtgccccaaaagcaaaaaaaaaagccaagaggccctacaaaaggaataaaatccatgcccggggttccaagaataattgaatgggatcacttggaccgacccacagggaaatgggcaacggattacaagaatcacattggcgagataagtcgcgcaaaggtttcaatattgatcagaacctgggaagatgtttcacaaggaataaaagacactttgtgggaagacgtcaag agagaatttcatatcacagatgaaactaagaaagaagttgtcttaaagagttgtgataagcgttggagggaattcaaatcaagattgACGACTGGTTGGATCCGGGGTACAAGAAAAAggccaaaagatgaaaagatgccatatgatttgtatagttatataactaaggatatatggaaggaatttgtgaagatacgtacctccgaagaagctgag gaaataagtgagaaagcaagacaaagtcaatctttcaacatatatcctcatcatatgggacagaaatcatatgctgaaatgacaagtgaatggcagagaaaagggtacattccctcagtttcttcgtcatctgaaggttcctctgcgtctacaatttcttcaagtttgccgagtaggacatgtttatggcttcttgcaagatcggtaccagatgagaaaggaaatccttacttgccggatcagggcacacaaaaggtcaaagaaaatatt gatgaatggaaaaggaaacaagatgaaggggaatttgttcccaaaagtgcacgagatgatgtcttatctcgtgcacttggtaagactaaagaagggagaccactaacatttggtggtggagtaggcatcaaagctgtgtgggggaccggagagcggcgtagctttcgacggtatggagatgcggagatggaggaaatggaagcaagagtgaccaaaagggtcaaagatgagacaatacaagagatgaactccaagatggatgccatggtcatggagaaatttatcacatttgctaaagaacttggtgtccaaataccaagccatatgaggatagacgcaaatgttcatagtagttgtcgttccgggggtttagatccatttgccgacattacggtatga